A single region of the Sorghum bicolor cultivar BTx623 chromosome 9, Sorghum_bicolor_NCBIv3, whole genome shotgun sequence genome encodes:
- the LOC8085092 gene encoding peptide-N4-(N-acetyl-beta-glucosaminyl)asparagine amidase A — MQQRAPPLRLPLHLLLLLVPALAEVPDRYASPRAGSGTRTRLSNAPAQVYLDPTYPVPRPPPAAPICVVPVLSYSFANTYGAPPAKAAYAPPAGCPAPWSLVVLSFSVAIAGDQYDRVAAVWLDGAELLRTTTAEPTPDGVRWTVRKDVTRYSALLRSPPGGVLSVMLENLVNDVYTGVYNVSVSFEFHGAPAYLVDDAGSSSAAGSADPGQATPKLPASYFQPADLILPISEGTGNSSGFWFRIQNSSDSRSKLVSIPSNTYRAVLEVFVSPHSNDEFWYSNPPDLYIRENNLATGRGNAAYREVVVSVDGHFAGSFVPFPVIYTGGINPLFWQPVAALGAFNLPTYDVELTPFLGLLVDGKAHEIVLSVVDGIAEWLVDANLHLWLDPASPNVSAALRRYRTPRLSITRRYYTRRPLDGRFEIRAKRKSRFSGWVNSSFGNFTTDVETEQEATSLVEFTSQGRNKTVRLQVEQDTEVVVRSSETRKEVGKVETEAKYPLWLEMVTEDGENGTYVMRANLTHSLRVETDAEAEGLFDAETKVADEQAAVGWMLVRDHDVLDGSAATTQAYRYSDEAGKYERAIDTLDGAVLSDNVTESYRALGLAWLDARAGPAEAAMEL, encoded by the coding sequence ATGCAGCAGCGCGCGCCGCCTCTCCGCCTCCCCCTCCATCTCCTACTCCTCCTCGTCCCGGCCCTCGCCGAGGTTCCCGACCGCTACGCCTCCCCGCGTGCGGGCTCGGGCACCAGAACGAGGCTCAGTAATGCGCCGGCGCAGGTGTATCTTGACCCCACCTATCCGGTCCCGCGGCCCCCGCCGGCGGCGCCGATCTGCGTAGTGCCGGTGCTCTCCTACTCCTTCGCCAACACCTACGGCGCGCCCCCCGCAAAGGCCGCGTACGCGCCGCCGGCCGGGTGCCCTGCGCCCTGGTCCCTCGTCGTTCTCTCCTTCTCCGTCGCCATCGCCGGTGACCAGTACGACCGCGTCGCGGCCGTCTGGCTCGACGGCGCCGAGCTCCTCCGCACCACCACCGCCGAGCCCACCCCCGACGGCGTCCGCTGGACCGTCCGCAAGGACGTCACGCGCTACTCCGCGCTGCTCCGGTCCCCACCCGGCGGCGTGCTTTCTGTCATGCTGGAGAACCTCGTCAACGACGTGTACACCGGTGTATACAACGTCAGCGTGTCCTTCGAGTTCCACGGCGCCCCTGCTTACCTCGTCGACGACGCGGGGTCCTCCTCAGCTGCCGGCTCTGCGGACCCCGGCCAGGCGACACCAAAACTGCCGGCATCCTACTTCCAGCCGGCGGACCTGATCCTGCCAATCTCGGAGGGCACGGGCAACAGCAGCGGCTTCTGGTTCCGCATCCAGAACTCGTCGGATTCGCGGTCAAAGCTTGTGAGCATTCCGTCGAACACCTACCGCGCGGTCCTGGAGGTCTTCGTGTCCCCGCACTCAAACGACGAGTTCTGGTATTCCAACCCGCCGGACCTCTACATCCGCGAGAACAACCTCGCCACCGGACGGGGCAACGCCGCGTACCGCGAGGTCGTCGTGAGCGTGGACGGCCACTTCGCCGGCTCGTTCGTCCCGTTCCCCGTGATCTACACGGGCGGCATCAACCCGCTGTTCTGGCAGCCGGTGGCGGCGCTGGGCGCCTTCAACCTCCCGACCTACGACGTCGAGCTGACCCCGTTCCTGGGcctcctggtcgacggcaaggcGCACGAGATCGTCCTAAGCGTAGTGGACGGCATCGCCGAGTGGCTCGTCGACGCCAACCTGCACCTATGGCTGGACCCCGCTTCGCCGAATGTGTCGGCCGCGCTCCGCCGGTACAGGACGCCGCGTCTGTCCATCACCCGCCGGTACTACACCCGGCGGCCGCTGGACGGGAGGTTCGAGATCCGAGCCAAGCGGAAGTCCCGGTTCAGCGGGTGGGTGAATTCGTCGTTCGGCAACTTCACGACGGACGTGGAGACGGAGCAGGAGGCGACGAGCCTGGTGGAGTTCACCAGCCAGGGCAGGAACAAGACGGTCCGGCTGCAGGTGGAGCAGGACACGGAGGTCGTCGTCCGGTCGTCGGAGACGCGGAAGGAGGTGGGCAAGGTGGAGACGGAGGCCAAGTACCCGCTGTGGCTGGAGATGGTGACGGAGGACGGCGAGAACGGCACCTACGTGATGCGGGCGAACCTGACGCACTCCCTGCGCGTCGAGACGGACGCCGAGGCCGAGGGGCTGTTCGATGCCGAGACGAAGGTGGCGGACGAGCAGGCCGCCGTGGGGTGGATGCTCGTCAGAGACCACGACGTGCTGGACGGGTCCGCCGCCACGACGCAGGCGTACAGGTACAGCGACGAGGCGGGGAAGTATGAGCGCGCCATCGATACGCTGGATGGTGCGGTGCTGAGCGACAACGTGACGGAGAGCTACCGGGCCTTGGGCTTGGCTTGGCTTGATGCTCGAGCTGGACCCGCGGAAGCTGCCATGGAATTGTGA
- the LOC8076866 gene encoding uncharacterized protein LOC8076866 yields MTGDAVLDGLMEVFPQVDFSTLIEVSIQFKDDIDAAADYIIQNVVPNIVPEPSHPSINEDLNIHGNQQAFDDTNTHLGLDSFGNKTNSNSVQFDLSNKTSVEQKDILTGSCPKVFDVPSTSGQNCISEEFSSGPLLAGSLMQHTYSERNPELSSGGDVSHDGASPQVTVQPSSFVNLESLDNVISNEHYKKNALMSNVVAISEMLQEVELNEESTKRAISEASQAGNDILVKVEELKEMTTLAVEENNKVEGEIFAEKSILAAEAQELQCRLSNISEETKFFVLAIEKMQDTLQRRLAAAEAERAAAEKAKLEREASAQKSLIEQELLLEAAKNKSKRLEQEAQENAKLRELLTERGRVVDALHGEMLGIFDSITKLKLRVDKQIPDDVEWQHISLRLSSSNLAVEEAVQQVPLISSRSTVDEAQQQIPPVLSCSASDEQVQVVSPILSSSTFDEPLQLVSPRLSNLVRSARSNGSLAESVTSKSNWSSAVESRIDDFSYASFGLDDSWDVVDDDETKESPASIPMLL; encoded by the exons ATGACGGGGGACGCCGTCTTGGACGGCCTCATGGAGGTCTTTCCGCAG GTTGACTTCTCGACACTGATAGAAGTTTCCATACAGTTCAAGGATGACATTGATGCGGCTGCAGATTATATCATCCAGAATGTCGTCCCAAATATTGTCCCAGAGCCTAGTCATCCAAGCATAAATGAGGATTTGAATATTCATG GAAATCAGCAGGCATTTGATGACACAAATACCCACTTAGGGCTTGATTCGTTTGGTAACAAAACAAATTCAAATTCTGTACAGTTTGACCTATCCAACAAAACCTCAGTTGAACAGAAAGATATCCTCACTGGATCATGTCCTAAAGTTTTTGATGTTCCATCAACATCTGGTCAGAACTGCATATCTGAAGAGTTCAGTTCCGGTCCTCTGCTAGCTGGTTCTCTGATGCAACACACCTATTCCGAGAGAAACCCTGAGCTTTCATCTGGAGGTGATGTGTCACATGATGGTGCTTCCCCTCAAGTGACTGTACAACCAAGCAGTTTTGTTAATCTCGAGTCTCTTGATAATGTTATTTCCAATGAACATTACAAAAAG AATGCCCTGATGTCAAATGTCGTTGCAATAAGTGAAATGCTACAGGAGGTAGAGCTAAATGAAGAAAGCACAAAACGTGCTATTTCAGAAGCAAGCCAAGCTGGTAATGATATTCTTGTAAAGGTcgaggaactaaaagagatGACAACTCTTGCAGTTGAAGAAAACAACAAG GTGGAAGGGGAGATTTTTGCTGAAAAATCTATTCTAGCAGCAGAAGCACAGGAGCTTCAATGTCGGTTGTCCAACATTTCTGAAGAAACAAAATTTTTTGTGCTGGCTATCGAGAAG ATGCAAGATACTCTTCAAAGAAGACTTGCTGCTGCAGAAGCAGAAAGAGCAGCTGCTGAGAAGGCAAAACTTGAAAGAGAAGCATCAGCTCAGAAAAGTCTTATTGAACAGGAACTTCTACTCGAAGCAGCAAAGAACAAGTCTAAGAGGCTGGAACAGGAAGCACAGGAGAACGCAAAG CTGAGAGAGTTACTGACAGAGCGAGGACGTGTTGTGGATGCATTGCA TGGGGAAATGCTTGGAATCTTTGACAGCATAACAAAGCTTAAGCTAAGAGTGGATAAACAGATTCCTGATGATGTAGAATGGCAACATATTTCATTGAGATTGTCTTCGTCCAACTTGGCTGTTGAAGAGGCAGTGCAACAAGTTCCATTGATCTCGTCAAGGTCTACTGTTGATGAAGCACAGCAACAAATTCCACCAGTCTTGTCTTGCTCGGCTTCTGATGAACAAGTGCAAGTAGTTTCACCGATCCTGTCTAGCTCCACTTTTGATGAACCGCTGCAACTAGTTTCACCGAGATTATCTAACTTGGTGAGATCAGCAAGATCGAACGGCAGCTTGGCTGAATCAGTCACGTCTAAAAGCAACTGGTCATCTGCTGTGGAATCTAGGATTGATGATTTTTCTTATGCCAGTTTTGGCTTAGATGATAGTTGGGATGTAGTCGATGATGACGAGACCAAGGAGTCCCCAGCTAGCATACCGATGCTGCTCTAG